Proteins encoded together in one Xyrauchen texanus isolate HMW12.3.18 chromosome 50, RBS_HiC_50CHRs, whole genome shotgun sequence window:
- the LOC127640888 gene encoding TNF receptor-associated factor 5-like: protein MAAEKNECPGFIHQNSEPVRSWELESVLTNHTLCFVARLEQQFVCPSCGGIVLNPHQTGCGHIFCAHCITAYIDNGGISKCPLDNISIKPEEIFQDNCCKRELLNLEVYCTNAPDCTQRVTLCNLQDHLKTCQYEQLRCSNSGCPDILLRKNLSDHQRNICSFRLESCQHCRQSYPISHLLDHQKSSCPEVEVPCLNKCPQMIKRHKLQEHADECSEVETDCMYKNYGCTVRDKRRKVQDHENTEFSFHVRLVLESNTKLEKQVEQLQQDMLIQQGALKDKSLLVNSLDREATLCDSTLTVLQRSVEEQRVHISSVQRELCDLRGVLGSELNEELPRLQTSLDSLRQQVAVTESLREHLGALEQTCQRHSRLLDIHVEQLQCNEQRFRQLESTSYDGKLIWKVRDYWRRKEAGAPLNSIPFYSSRSGYKLSVRAYLCGDSSGRGTHLSLYVMIMRGDFDTLLPWPFHQNITLTLLDQSGSRNHVTNAFTPDTSCDSFRRPTCDANVATGFPRFISHSDLEAPRNAVYVRDDTLFIKVKVDTTGLDDL from the exons ATGGCCGCAGAGAAGAACGAGTGTCCTGGGTTCATCCACCAGAACTCTGAGCCTGTGAGGTCATGGGAGCTGGAGTCAGTTCTGACTAATCATACGTTGTGCTTTGTAGCGAGGTTAGAGCAACAGTTTGTTTGTCCATCATGCGGTGGGATTGTCCTAAACCCACACCAGACGGGCTGTGGGCACATCTTCTGTGCCCACTGCATCACAGCATACAT TGACAATGGGGGAATTTCAAAATGTCCTTTAGACAACATTTCTATAAAACCTGAGGAG ATATTTCAAGACAACTGCTGTAAAAGGGAACTGCTAAACTTAGAGGTCTATTGCACCAACGCCCCTGACTGCACGCAGAGGGTTACTTTATGCAATCTGCAG GATCATCTCAAAACTTGTCAGTATGAGCAACTTAGATGTTCCAACTCAGGGTGTCCTGATATCTTATTACGCAAAAACTTGTCGGACCATCAGAGGAATATCTGTTCTTTCCGACTGGAATCTTGCCAACACTGCAGGCAGTCCTATCCCATATCTCATCTACTG GACCATCAGAAGTCCTCATGCCCAGAAGTTGAAGTCCCGTGTTTAAACAAGTGTCCCCAGATGATCAAAAGGCACAAG CTGCAGGAACATGCTGATGAATGTTCTGAAGTGGAGACAGACTGCATGTATAAAAACTATGGCTGCACTGTCAGA GACAAAAGAAGGAAGGTTCAAGATCATGAAAACACAGAGTTCAGTTTCCACGTTCGGCTTGTTCTGGAAAGTAACACCAAACTTGAGAAACAG GTGGAGCAGTTGCAGCAGGACATGCTGATCCAGCAGGGGGCTCTTAAGGACAAGAGTCTTTTGGTCAACAGTCTAGACAGAGAGGCTACCTTGTGTGACAGCACTCTGACTGTCTTACAG AGGTCTGTGGAGGAGCAGAGAGTGCACATTAGCAGTGTGCAGCGTGAACTGTGCGATCTCCGGGGTGTTTTAGGGTCTGAGCTGAACGAAGAGCTCCCGAGACTCCAAACATCACTGGACTCACTCAGACAACAGGTGGCCGTCACCGAAAGTCTCAGGGAACACCTGG GTGCGCTAGAGCAAACGTGTCAGCGGCATTCTCGTTTGTTGGACATCCACGTGGAACAGCTGCAGTGTAATGAGCAGCGTTTTCGCCAACTTGAATCCACCTCATACGACGGCAAGCTCATCTGGAAAGTGCGTGACTACTGGCGGCGTAAAGAAGCCGGTGCTCCACTCAACTCAATTCCTTTCTACAGCAGCCGCAGTGGCTACAAGCTCAGCGTGCGGGCGTACCTCTGCGGCGACAGCTCAGGGAGAGGCACCCATCTTTCACTCTATGTCATGATAATGCGCGGAGACTTCGACACCCTCTTACCATGGCCGTTCCATCAGAACATTACGCTAACATTGCTGGACCAGAGCGGATCCCGCAACCACGTGACCAATGCTTTCACCCCTGATACTAGCTGTGATAGCTTTCGGCGTCCAACATGTGATGCTAATGTGGCCACTGGTTTCCCACGGTTCATCTCTCATAGCGATTTGGAGGCACCTCGGAATGCCGTTTATGTGAGAGACGACACACTTTTCATCAAAGTGAAGGTGGACACAACAGGATTGGATGACTTGTAG